In the Onychostoma macrolepis isolate SWU-2019 chromosome 09, ASM1243209v1, whole genome shotgun sequence genome, one interval contains:
- the pcdh8 gene encoding protocadherin-8 — translation MKFYCSYFMLLCMICNVSCTTTKYFMYEEDAPGTEIGNLSKDLKIDPAEDPETSFKFIQKTNSIIHMRQIDGLLTVGEAIDREQLCHRSPQCLITFDVVAFSKEKFQLIHVEIEVKDINDHSPHFTRNETHLDISENAPLNSRFPLDVAVDHDVGDNYVQSYHISHTNHFVVEVSTREDGEKSAELVLIKTLDRESEEFYTIEVMATDGGTPAKSGSTTVYIRVLDFNDNSPTFEHNSLKVELSEDSPIGSRVLKVHAFDPDAGINGEVVYGFVEGSPSEVTRVFQIDLITGEVTLKDFVDYETKKSYELHIQASDLGANSISSTCRAIVEIIDVNDNAPEISIKPMTSTSDGVAFITESAAEESFVALISTSDADSGPNGYVRTSLEGHEHFKLQQAYSDTFMIVTTTTLDREAIPEYNLTVISEDLGTPPFKTIKHYTIRITDENDNAPMFSKAIYDVSVIENNIPGSHMTTVVARDLDVGKNGKVSYSLIDSKTPDGSPISTFVSIDPHSGSLYTLRSFNFETLKEVEFVVKASDKGFPPLSSTTLIQIRVVDENDNFPYFTYPVLRNNSADVPIPFNAQSGYLALRLTAQDEDSGVNSELSFHILEDDAKLFTVDKNSGEIVLKRKLAAQCGDVLQIKVSVVDNGREPLSSTATVRFVVTDTGAQEDQVVILLRSKDEETLEFDVWTVVIIGFAGCCVLLLTAIIILTVTCTIKRRRRNFGRDGLYGSTPLSKNNPAGSNIYGGPNAFLRSEGDSMQPLYEDKSLDFEEKLFLPCKPFEQTFLWQDEKYCLQRSGTSNTDQLSVKDSGKGDSDFNDSDSDISGAAQKRGLTTFQPLARGAFSSAGDWKSKAHVIQTRNVHVPPGSAYTIGFAPAAPLYNTTHVTSHSWRESYSKTNMLNAQRPVQTFSRTGTLPSYSAHQTRRAMTGLEEQIETVKDAFLLPDSPEVATTF, via the exons ATGAAGTTCTACTGCAGTTACTTCATGCTTCTGTGCATGATTTGCAACGTCAGCTGCACAACAACGAAGTACTTCATGTATGAGGAAGACGCACCTGGGACAGAGATTGGAAACCTTTCTAAAGACCTAAAAATAGACCCAGCGGAGGATCCCGAGACATCTTTCAAGTTCATACAGAAGACAAACTCCATCATTCACATGAGGCAAATCGACGGGCTTTTAACAGTCGGAGAAGCCATCGACCGAGAGCAGCTTTGTCACCGATCTCCACAGTGTCTTATAACTTTTGACGTCGTCGCTTTTTCAAAGGAGAAATTCCAGCTCATTCATGTTGAGATCGAGGTAAAAGACATTAACGATCATTCACCTCATTTCACACGCAACGAAACGCATTTGGATATATCCGAAAACGCACCTTTGAACTCACGATTTCCGCTGGACGTCGCTGTGGATCACGACGTCGGAGACAATTATGTTCAAAGCTACCATATTTCACACACAAACCATTTCGTTGTTGAAGTCAGCACTCGTGAGGATGGAGAAAAGTCAGCTGAACTCGTGTTGATCAAGACGCTTGATAGAGAAAGCGAAGAGTTTTATACGATCGAGGTGATGGCGACCGATGGCGGGACTCCGGCGAAATCTGGCTCGACGACTGTTTACATCCGAGTGCTGGATTTTAACGACAACAGCCCGACGTTCGAACACAACTCGCTCAAAGTCGAGCTCAGCGAAGATTCGCCCATCGGCTCACGTGTGCTAAAAGTACACGCTTTCGATCCCGACGCCGGGATCAACGGAGAAGTCGTGTACGGCTTCGTCGAAGGCTCTCCGAGCGAAGTCACACGTGTTTTCCAGATCGATCTCATCACAGGAGAAGTGACCCTCAAAGACTTTGTCGATTACGAGACCAAAAAGTCGTACGAGCTGCACATCCAAGCCTCTGATTTGGGCGCCAATTCAATATCATCCACCTGTCGCGCTATTGTCGAAATCATTGATGTGAACGATAATGCGCCGGAGATTAGCATCAAACCAATGACTTCCACCAGCGACGGAGTCGCGTTCATTACCGAATCTGCAGCTGAAGAAAGTTTCGTAGCTCTTATTAGCACCTCAGACGCAGATTCGGGTCCCAACGGCTACGTCCGGACGAGTTTAGAAGGACATGAGCATTTTAAGCTGCAGCAAGCCTACAGCGACACTTTTATGATCGTAACGACCACAACTTTAGACAGAGAAGCCATTCCAGAATACAACCTAACTGTGATTTCTGAGGATTTAGGAACTCCTCCGTTTAAAACCATCAAACATTATACCATTCGCATCACAGATGAAAATGATAACGCACCGATGTTTAGCAAAGCCATCTATGATGTCTCAGTAATAGAAAACAACATTCCCGGGTCGCACATGACTACGGTGGTCGCACGCGATCTTGACGTTGGGAAAAACGGAAAAGTCTCCTACAGCCTAATCGACAGCAAAACGCCAGATGGTTCGCCGATTTCTACGTTTGTTTCCATTGATCCTCATTCTGGCTCCTTGTACACGTTGAGGTCCTTTAACTTTGAGACTCTGAAAGAAGTCGAGTTCGTGGTCAAAGCCAGCGATAAAGGTTTCCCGCCATTATCGAGCACGACTTTAATTCAAATCCGCGTGGTGGACGAGAACGACAACTTTCCGTATTTCACATATCCGGTGTTGCGCAACAATTCCGCCGACGTTCCGATTCCCTTCAACGCTCAAAGCGGCTATTTAGCGTTAAGACTGACGGCTCAAGATGAAGACAGCGGCGTAAACAGCGAGCTCAGTTTTCATATTCTAGAAGACGATGCTAAACTTTTTACCGTTGATAAAAACAGCGGCGAAATCGTCTTGAAACGAAAACTCGCTGCACAATGTGGAGACGTCCTGCAGATTAAAGTTTCGGTTGTTGACAATGGAAGAGAGCCGCTTTCTAGCACAGCGACCGTCCGGTTTGTGGTGACAGACACAGGTGCACAAGAGGACCAGGTGGTTATTTTACTCCGATCCAAGGATGAAGAGACTCTGGAGTTTGATGTGTGGACTGTAGTGATCATTGGTTTCGCTGGATGCTGTGTGCTGTTGCTGACTGCGATCATCATCCTCACCGTGACTTGCACCATCAAACGAAGGCGAAGAAACTTTGGGAGAGATGGCCTATACGGATCAACCCCGCTTTCCAAGAACAACCCTGCCGGTTCAAACATTTATGGAGGCCCTAATGCCTTCCTCAGAAGCGAAGGCGATTCAATGCAACCTCTGTATGAAGATAAAAGCCTGGATTTTGAGGAAAAG CTGTTCCTGCCCTGCAAACCTTTTGAGCAAACATTTTTATGGCAAGATGAAAAATACTGTCTGCAAAGGAG TGGCACCAGCAACACAGATCAGCTGAGCGTGAAGGACAGCGGCAAAGGAGACAGTGATTTCAATGACAGCGACTCTGACATCAGCGGAGCCGCTCAGAAACGAGGCCTGACAACCTTCCAACCGCTGGCCAGAG GTGCATTCAGCAGCGCAGGAGACTGGAAAAGCAAAGCTCACGTTATCCAGACCCGAAACGTGCATGTCCCGCCTGGCAGCGCCTACACCATCGGATTCGCACCGGCGGCACCGCTTTACAACACGACCCACGTCACTTCCCATTCCTGGAGAGAAAGCTACAGTAAAACCAACATGTTGAACGCACAGCGACCCGTTCAGACTTTCTCAAGGACAGGTACGCTGCCGTCATACTCGGCCCATCAGACCAGAAGAGCGATGACGGGCCTCGAAGAGCAGATCGAGACGGTCAAAGATGCATTTCTGCTTCCAGACTCACCTGAAGTTGCTACCactttttaa